The proteins below are encoded in one region of Telopea speciosissima isolate NSW1024214 ecotype Mountain lineage chromosome 10, Tspe_v1, whole genome shotgun sequence:
- the LOC122643248 gene encoding glyceraldehyde-3-phosphate dehydrogenase, cytosolic-like, with amino-acid sequence MGHQNWRGGRVASFNIIPISIGAAKMNDLSIILVYGCCWEGSAIEKLIGMAFCIPSVDVSVFWIKAAIKPVAMSSYSEGVAWKKAEISLLSEKLMLLAGYFFQRNSKSENDMETLSASRMIMDSEHFEKIYIRSGIESGANP; translated from the exons ATGGGCCATCAAAACTGGAGAGGTGGAAGAGTTGCTTCCTTCAACATCATCCCTATTAGCATTGGAGCTGCCAAG ATGAATGATCTCTCTATTATTTTAGTCTATGGCT GTTGTTGGGAAGGTTCTGCCATCGAGAAATTGATTGGAATGGCCTTCTGTATTCCCTCCGTTGATGTTTCAGTGTTTTGGATCAAAGCTGCCATCAA GCCTGTTGCAATGAGCAGTTACAGCGAAGGAGTTGCATGGAAAAAGGCAGAAATTAGTCTCCTTTCTGAGAAGTTGATGCTTCTTGCCGGATACTTTTTCCAG AGAAACAGCAAGAGCGAGAATGACATGGAAACCCTAAGTGCTTCTCGGATGATC ATGGATTCAGAGCACTTTGAGAAGATATACATAAGATCTGGCATTGAAAGTGGGGCAAacccttga
- the LOC122642833 gene encoding zinc transporter 1-like, whose protein sequence is MGMASSMKSLKSTTIALILLHLLSLHFSLIKAQGGTNNGDSNNTSIDLHSRALILTKVWCLIILLVSTFAGGVSPYFFRWNESFLLMGTQFAGGVFLGTSLMHFLSDSSQTFGGLTTNTYPFAFMLASAGYLLTMFGDCVISFVVNGTARMDKVEVVEVEEGHGRAAGKEMAVVDVNPVFIKTSSFGDTLLLILALCFHSVFEGIAVGVAGTNADAWRNLWTISLHKIFAAIAMGIALLRMLPKRPFLATAAYSFAFAISSPVGVGIGIAIDATTQGAVADWIYAITMGIATGVFIYVAIHHLIAKGFKPQEHSYFDNPFFKFLCVLLGVGVIAVVMIWD, encoded by the exons ATGGGCATGGCTTCCTCCATGAAATCTCTCAAGTCAACAACGATTGCGCTAATCCTACTTCACCTCTTATCTCTGCATTTCTCCCTAATCAAGGCCCAAGGAGGCACTAACAATGGTGATAGCAACAACACAAGCATCGATCTGCACTCCAGAGCTCTGATTCTAACCAAAGTATGGTGTCTCATAATCCTATTGGTGAGCACTTTTGCAGGTGGAGTCTCCCCTTACTTCTTTCGATGGAATGAAAGCTTCCTTCTGATGGGCACTCAGTTCGCTGGTGGTGTTTTCCTTGGGACGTCGCTTATGCATTTCTTGAGCGATTCCAGCCAGACTTTCGGAGGTCTCACCACCAACACCTACCCTTTTGCCTTCATGCTGGCGTCCGCTGGTTATCTCCTCACCATGTTTGGCGACTGCGTCATAAGCTTCGTGGTCAACGGAACAGCAAGAATGGATAAAGTGGAGGTCGTAGAAGTGGAGGAAGGACATGGAAGAGCAGCAGGAAAAGAGATGGCCGTCGTGGACGTCAACCCTGTTTTCATCAAGACATCTTCATTTGGGGATACCTTGTTGCTCATCCTCGCCCTTTGCTTTCACTCTGTGTTTGAAGGCATTGCTGTTGGAGTTGCAG GCACCAATGCAGATGCATGGAGAAACTTGTGGACAATATCCTTGCACAAAATATTTGCAGCCATTGCCATGGGAATTGCATTGTTGCGTATGTTGCCAAAGAGGCCATTTCTAGCCACTGCTGCTTATTCTTTCGCCTTTGCTATTTCAAGCCCTGTCGGAGTTGGAATTGGCATTGCCATTGATGCCACTACACAAGGAGCAGTGGCAGATTGGATCTATGCTATCACTATGGGTATTGCCACTGGTGTTTTCATCTATGTTGCCATCCACCACCTTATCGCCAAAGGGTTCAAACCACAAGAACACAGCTACTTTGACAACCctttcttcaaatttctttgtGTCCTTCTTGGGGTGGGAGTTATAGCAGTTGTGATGATTTGGGACTAG